A genomic stretch from Actinomycetota bacterium includes:
- a CDS encoding MerR family transcriptional regulator: MAARTSPAASEPGFRGPIVYKLVGITYRQLDYWARTGLVTPSVRAADGSGTQRLYSFTDVVELRIIKRLLDAGVSLRQIREAIGYLRKESGGKPLSDVTLMSDGNRIYACHSNEEVVDVLSHGQAVFGIAVGRVWADTEGDLAHLPGDQPAGASEPDAGADAEATVAEAAGGVPPRAAPQGTQG; this comes from the coding sequence ATGGCCGCGCGAACGTCCCCGGCCGCGTCCGAGCCGGGCTTCCGCGGCCCCATCGTCTACAAGCTGGTCGGCATCACCTATCGGCAGCTCGACTACTGGGCCCGCACCGGCCTGGTCACGCCGTCGGTGCGGGCAGCGGACGGGTCGGGCACCCAGCGGCTCTACAGCTTCACCGACGTGGTCGAGCTGCGCATCATCAAGCGGCTGCTGGACGCCGGCGTCTCCCTGCGCCAGATCCGCGAGGCGATCGGCTACCTGCGCAAGGAGTCGGGGGGCAAGCCGCTCAGCGACGTGACCCTGATGTCGGACGGGAACCGGATCTACGCCTGCCACTCCAACGAGGAGGTCGTGGACGTCCTCTCCCACGGGCAGGCCGTGTTCGGCATCGCCGTCGGGCGGGTCTGGGCCGACACCGAGGGCGACCTGGCCCACCTCCCCGGCGACCAGCCGGCCGGCGCCTCGGAGCCCGACGCCGGCGCGGACGCCGAGGCGACGGTGGCCGAGGCCGCCGGTGGGGTCCCGCCCCGAGCAGCGCCGCAGGGGACCCAGGGCTAG
- a CDS encoding polyphosphate kinase 2 family protein, whose protein sequence is MRLADVDPDESEHYQRKKDVADELKRHRDRISDLQARLYGEQKRGLLIVLQAMDTGGKDGTIKGVFQGVNPQGCQVWSFKAPSNEEAAHDFLWRYHQKAPSKGMIHIFNRSHYEDVLIVRVKDLVPEPVWRPRYEAINQFEYALTADGVTVLKFFLHISKDEQKRRLESRLADPDKRWKFSANDLKERAWWDDYQAAFEDAVNECSTAYAPWYVVPANRKWYRNLVVARTIADTLEAMNPRFPAAEKGLDKVKIPD, encoded by the coding sequence ATGCGCCTGGCCGACGTCGACCCCGACGAGTCCGAGCACTACCAGCGCAAGAAGGACGTCGCCGACGAGCTCAAGCGGCACCGCGACCGGATCAGCGACCTCCAGGCCAGGCTCTACGGCGAGCAGAAGCGCGGCCTGCTGATCGTGCTCCAGGCGATGGACACCGGCGGCAAGGACGGCACCATCAAGGGCGTGTTCCAGGGCGTCAACCCCCAGGGCTGCCAGGTGTGGTCGTTCAAGGCGCCCTCCAACGAGGAGGCGGCCCACGACTTCCTCTGGCGCTACCACCAGAAGGCGCCGTCCAAGGGCATGATCCACATCTTCAACCGCTCCCACTACGAGGACGTGCTCATCGTCCGGGTCAAGGACCTCGTCCCCGAGCCGGTCTGGCGGCCCAGGTACGAGGCCATCAACCAGTTCGAGTACGCCCTCACCGCCGACGGGGTCACGGTGCTCAAGTTCTTCCTCCACATCTCCAAGGACGAGCAGAAGCGCCGCCTGGAGAGCCGCCTGGCCGACCCGGACAAGCGCTGGAAGTTCTCGGCCAACGACCTCAAGGAACGCGCCTGGTGGGACGACTACCAGGCGGCGTTCGAGGACGCGGTCAACGAGTGCTCGACCGCCTACGCCCCCTGGTACGTGGTCCCGGCCAACAGGAAGTGGTACCGCAACCTGGTCGTGGCCCGGACCATCGCCGACACCCTGGAGGCGATGAACCCCAGGTTCCCGGCCGCCGAGAAGGGGTTGGACAAGGTCAAGATCCCCGACTAG
- the hpt gene encoding hypoxanthine phosphoribosyltransferase has translation MTPPGDPTPDPPSPATSPGPDPGVEERPVVRLLVDSETVQERVGELGAELRADYRGVEPILVSVLRGGVVFLADLVRAAAMPCRVDFMAVSRFDASEDTGVVRIEKDLDLDLTGAHVLVVEDIVDTGLTLTYLLRVLAARGPASLRVCALLDKRARRIVDVPLSYVGFEVPDVFLVGYGLDLDERERGRGELLAVDDLEAVRADPALLDLPTRPDGA, from the coding sequence GTGACCCCGCCCGGGGACCCCACCCCCGACCCGCCCTCCCCGGCGACCTCACCCGGGCCGGACCCTGGGGTCGAGGAACGACCCGTGGTGCGGTTGCTGGTGGACTCGGAGACGGTGCAGGAGCGGGTCGGGGAGCTGGGGGCCGAGCTGCGGGCCGACTACCGGGGGGTGGAGCCGATCCTGGTGTCGGTGCTGCGCGGTGGGGTGGTGTTCCTGGCCGACCTGGTGCGGGCGGCGGCGATGCCGTGCCGGGTGGACTTCATGGCCGTCTCGCGCTTCGACGCCTCCGAGGACACCGGGGTGGTCCGGATCGAGAAGGACCTCGACCTGGACCTGACCGGCGCCCACGTGCTGGTGGTGGAGGACATCGTCGACACCGGCCTGACCCTGACCTACCTGCTCCGGGTGCTGGCCGCCCGCGGGCCGGCCAGCCTGCGGGTCTGTGCCCTGCTGGACAAGCGCGCCCGGCGCATCGTCGACGTCCCCCTGTCCTACGTGGGCTTCGAGGTCCCGGACGTGTTCCTGGTCGGGTACGGGCTGGACCTGGACGAGCGCGAGCGGGGGAGGGGCGAGCTGCTGGCCGTCGACGACCTCGAGGCGGTCCGCGCCGACCCGGCCCTGCTCGACCTTCCGACCAGGCCCGATGGCGCGTGA
- a CDS encoding bifunctional nuclease family protein produces MVELTLVGVRIELPTQTPIVLLKERDGERFLPIWIGNVEATAIAFALQGVATQRPLTHDLLKNLLDELVVSIERVVITELKEGTFYATIELRQNGSKFSVSSRPSDAIALAVRANTPIFAEEDVLSEASILIKSDDEEREVEKFREFLDQVSPEDFE; encoded by the coding sequence TTGGTCGAACTGACCCTCGTCGGCGTCAGGATCGAGCTTCCCACCCAGACGCCGATCGTCCTCCTGAAGGAGCGCGACGGCGAGCGCTTCCTCCCCATCTGGATCGGCAACGTGGAGGCCACGGCCATCGCCTTCGCCCTCCAGGGCGTGGCCACCCAGCGGCCCCTCACCCACGACCTGCTCAAGAACCTGCTCGACGAGCTGGTGGTCTCGATCGAGCGGGTCGTGATCACCGAGCTCAAGGAAGGCACCTTCTACGCCACCATCGAGCTGCGCCAGAACGGCTCCAAGTTCTCGGTGTCGAGCCGGCCGAGCGACGCCATCGCCCTGGCCGTCCGGGCCAACACGCCCATCTTCGCCGAGGAGGACGTGCTCAGCGAGGCCTCCATCCTCATCAAGAGCGACGACGAGGAGCGCGAGGTTGAGAAGTTCCGCGAGTTTCTCGATCAGGTCAGTCCCGAGGATTTCGAGTAG
- the gcvPB gene encoding aminomethyl-transferring glycine dehydrogenase subunit GcvPB, giving the protein MPWAAGGLEGEAERLVFERSSPGRRASSFPDGGGLPALDLEAALPAGFRRTGPVRLPEVSERDLVRHYTRLAHRNYAVDLGFYPLGSCTMKYNPKVAESAAALPGFARLHPAQPAEQVQGALELLARLEHALCELTGLAAATFQPAAGAHGELTGLLIIRAHHEARNDPRRRVVIPDAAHGTNPASVRLAGFETTTVASSSEGLVDLDALEKVLDTDVAAFMITNPNTLGLFERNIARVAELVHGVGGQLYYDGANFNAILGKARPGDMGFDVVHLNLHKTFATPHGGGGPGAGPLVVAEHLADFLPAPVVVRDGDGYRWDSDRPRSIGRVHGWNGNFGILVRAFAYLLANGGEGLRGVAERAVLNANYLLERLSEAYQLGYPTRPVMHEFVLSARRQKGQGARGLDIAKGLIDRGFHPPTVYFPLIVEEALMVEPTETESLETLDSFADAMLEIAAQAERDPHPLHQAPVTAPVGRLDEARAARTLVARWHPPSDPDQAASDPADEGPPEKPTS; this is encoded by the coding sequence GTGCCGTGGGCGGCCGGGGGGCTGGAGGGGGAGGCGGAGCGGCTGGTGTTCGAACGGTCGTCGCCCGGGCGGCGGGCGTCGAGCTTCCCCGACGGCGGGGGGCTGCCGGCGCTCGACCTGGAGGCGGCGCTGCCGGCCGGGTTCCGGCGGACCGGGCCGGTGCGGCTGCCCGAGGTCTCCGAGCGCGACCTGGTGCGGCACTACACCCGGCTGGCCCACCGCAACTACGCGGTCGACCTCGGCTTCTACCCGCTCGGGTCCTGCACCATGAAGTACAACCCGAAGGTCGCCGAGTCGGCGGCCGCCCTCCCCGGGTTCGCGCGGCTGCACCCGGCCCAGCCGGCCGAGCAGGTGCAGGGGGCGCTGGAGCTGCTGGCCCGCCTCGAGCACGCCCTGTGCGAGCTGACCGGGCTGGCCGCGGCCACCTTCCAGCCGGCCGCCGGGGCCCACGGCGAGCTGACCGGGCTGCTGATCATCCGGGCCCACCACGAGGCCCGCAACGACCCGCGGCGCCGGGTGGTGATCCCCGACGCCGCCCACGGCACCAACCCGGCGTCGGTGCGCCTGGCCGGGTTCGAGACCACCACCGTGGCCAGCAGCTCCGAGGGCCTGGTCGACCTGGACGCGCTCGAGAAGGTCCTCGACACCGACGTGGCCGCGTTCATGATCACCAACCCCAACACCCTCGGCCTGTTCGAGCGCAACATCGCCCGGGTGGCCGAGCTCGTCCACGGGGTCGGGGGCCAGCTCTACTACGACGGGGCCAACTTCAACGCCATCCTCGGCAAGGCCCGGCCGGGCGACATGGGCTTCGACGTCGTCCACCTCAACCTCCACAAGACGTTCGCCACCCCCCACGGCGGGGGCGGCCCCGGCGCCGGGCCCCTGGTGGTGGCCGAGCACCTGGCCGACTTCCTCCCCGCCCCGGTGGTGGTGCGCGACGGCGACGGCTACCGCTGGGACAGCGACCGGCCGCGGTCGATCGGGCGGGTCCACGGCTGGAACGGCAACTTCGGCATCCTGGTCCGCGCCTTCGCCTACCTGCTGGCCAACGGCGGCGAGGGCCTGCGCGGGGTCGCCGAGCGGGCCGTGCTCAACGCCAACTACCTGCTGGAGCGGCTGTCAGAGGCCTACCAGCTGGGCTACCCGACCCGGCCGGTGATGCACGAGTTCGTGCTCTCGGCCCGCCGGCAGAAGGGCCAGGGGGCGCGCGGCCTCGACATCGCCAAGGGGCTGATCGACCGCGGGTTCCACCCGCCGACGGTCTACTTCCCGCTGATCGTCGAAGAGGCGCTGATGGTCGAGCCGACCGAGACCGAGAGCCTCGAGACCCTCGACAGCTTCGCCGACGCCATGCTGGAGATCGCCGCCCAGGCCGAGCGCGACCCCCACCCGCTGCACCAGGCGCCGGTGACGGCCCCGGTCGGCCGGCTCGACGAGGCCCGCGCCGCCCGCACCCTGGTCGCCCGCTGGCACCCGCCGTCCGACCCCGACCAGGCCGCCTCCGACCCGGCCGACGAGGGCCCGCCCGAGAAGCCGACCTCGTAG
- the gcvPA gene encoding aminomethyl-transferring glycine dehydrogenase subunit GcvPA, translating into MSYQPHTSEDVDRMLAALGLDDVDQLFQPIPPDLRAPDDLDLPRPHAEQEVAAELGRLAARNRHMDELTCFLGAGVYDHYVPAAVWYLAGRGEFATSYTPYQPEMSQGVLQALFEYQTLISELTGLEISNASLYDGASAVAEAATMAVAATRRSELLVSAAVAPRVRELLETYSQGLDIKLVEVGALDGHTDLEEVRGKASDQTAAVLLAQPNFFGVVEDVAAAAGLAHGVGARMLVTFDPLTAGVLEPPGRLGADIVVGEGQGLGNHPNFGGPAFGFLACRSEDVRRLPGRLVGETVDTVGRRAFVLTLQAREQHIRREKATSNICTNQTLNAIAAAVYLTWLGPRGLEELGQLCLRGAGYAADRLAAVPGVRLAFADQPFVKEFVVRLPADPAEVSRRLAGHGLLAGLPLAGLAPGLEDGLLVAVTERRTKEDVDRLADALGTVLADLGAGDRPREAEEVAR; encoded by the coding sequence TTGAGCTACCAGCCCCACACCAGCGAGGACGTCGACCGGATGCTGGCCGCTCTCGGCCTGGACGACGTCGACCAGCTGTTCCAGCCCATCCCGCCCGACCTGCGGGCCCCCGACGACCTCGACCTGCCCCGCCCCCACGCCGAGCAGGAGGTGGCGGCCGAGCTGGGCCGGCTGGCGGCGCGGAACCGTCACATGGACGAGCTGACCTGCTTCCTCGGGGCGGGGGTCTACGACCACTACGTGCCCGCCGCCGTCTGGTACCTGGCCGGCCGGGGCGAGTTCGCCACCTCCTACACCCCCTACCAGCCCGAGATGAGCCAGGGCGTGCTCCAGGCCCTGTTCGAGTACCAGACGCTGATCAGCGAGCTGACCGGCCTGGAGATCTCCAACGCCTCGCTGTACGACGGCGCGTCGGCGGTGGCCGAGGCCGCGACCATGGCCGTTGCCGCCACCCGCCGCAGCGAGCTGCTGGTCAGCGCGGCCGTGGCCCCGCGGGTGCGGGAGCTGCTGGAGACCTACAGCCAGGGCCTGGACATCAAGCTGGTCGAGGTCGGCGCCCTCGACGGCCACACCGACCTGGAGGAGGTCCGCGGCAAGGCGAGCGACCAGACGGCGGCGGTGCTGCTCGCCCAGCCCAACTTCTTCGGGGTGGTCGAGGACGTGGCCGCGGCGGCCGGACTGGCCCACGGGGTCGGGGCCCGCATGCTGGTCACCTTCGACCCGCTGACCGCCGGGGTGCTGGAGCCGCCGGGGCGGCTCGGGGCCGACATCGTGGTCGGGGAGGGCCAGGGGCTCGGCAACCACCCGAACTTCGGCGGCCCGGCGTTCGGGTTCCTCGCCTGCCGGTCCGAGGACGTGCGGCGGCTGCCCGGGCGGCTGGTCGGCGAGACCGTCGACACGGTTGGGCGGCGGGCCTTCGTGCTCACCCTCCAGGCCCGGGAGCAGCACATCCGGCGGGAGAAGGCGACCAGCAACATCTGCACCAACCAGACCCTGAACGCGATCGCCGCCGCCGTGTACCTGACCTGGCTGGGGCCGCGAGGGCTGGAGGAGCTGGGGCAGCTGTGCCTGCGCGGGGCCGGCTACGCGGCCGACCGGCTGGCCGCGGTCCCCGGGGTCCGGCTGGCCTTCGCCGACCAGCCGTTCGTCAAGGAGTTCGTGGTGCGGCTGCCGGCCGACCCGGCCGAGGTCAGCCGGCGCCTGGCCGGCCACGGCCTGCTCGCCGGCCTGCCCCTGGCCGGCCTGGCCCCCGGCCTGGAGGACGGCCTCCTGGTCGCGGTCACCGAGCGCCGCACCAAGGAGGACGTCGACCGCCTGGCCGACGCCCTGGGCACGGTCCTGGCCGACCTCGGCGCAGGCGATCGGCCCCGCGAGGCCGAGGAGGTGGCCCGGTGA